In Kutzneria kofuensis, the DNA window CCGCGCTGCTACGGGCGGTCGGCGCGCCGCGGCGGAAGCTGGTGTGGGCCTTCGTCGCCGAGGGGGCGCTGGTCGGGTTCGTCGCCGGTCTCGTCGGCACGGCGGCAGCCATCGGCGCGGGTTTCCTGGTGGCACGACTGCTCGGCGTGAGCGGACCGGGACCGGCGTTGCCGTTCACATCGCTCGTGGTCCTGGCATCGATTCTCGTCGCGCTGCTGGCCGCGGTCACACCGGCGCAGTCCGCCACCAGGATTTCGCCGCTGGAGGCGTTGCGGGTCACCGACACCGAGCGTGATTCGTCGACGGCGAGCCGGCTGCGGGTGGTCACGGGTGTGCTGTTGCTGGCCGCTGCGGGGTTGGTGTCGTACAAGGCCTTCGGCGACGGCATCACCGCCACGTCCCGGCCGGGCGGCGCGGTTCTGCACTTCCTGCTGCTGACCATCGCCAGCGGCACGCTGACCTTCTGTGCCCTCCTGGCGCTGGGGCCGGTGTTGCTACGACCCGTGCTGCGCGGCATCAACGCCGTGCTTGCGCCGCTCGGGCCGACCGTTCGCCTTGCTGTGCAAGGAGTTGGCGGTGCGCCCCGACGTGCGGCGGCCGTGTCGGCGGTGGTCGCGCTGGGAACTGGGCTGCTGACGGGCGTGCTGGTCGGCGGCGAGACCGTGCGCACCTTCAACGATGCCCAGCTCGCGGCGGCGTTCCCGGCCGATGTCGAGGTGAGCGGGCTGACGGAGGACGAGCCGATCCCCGATGCCGTGCTGGCCAGGCTGACCGGCCTGAAGTACCGGGTCGCGCGGGAGGACGTCGTGACCAACGGTTCCCCCACCAACCTGGAGGTGTCCGATGTGGACATCAAGAAGCTGCCGCTGCTCGGCCAGATCCGGACCACGGTGGGCGCTCTGGACGACCTCGGGCCCGGCCGGGCGGCGGTCTCGGCCAAGTACGCCGAGATACTGAAGGTCAAGCTCGGCGACACCATCTCCCTCGGTGACCTGCACATCCGGGTGGCCGCCATCGTCGTGGGGGACCTCATCGCCGGTCACGGGCTGGTGATCGACCACACGGACCTGAGCCGGGCCGGCGTGCCGGAGCGGCCGACGAACGTGCTGCTGACCACGGATTCCCCGCAGAGCTACGGCGACAGCGTCAAGGTCGACGTGCTGTCCCGGTACCGGGACCAGCAGCGTGATCTCGTCGCCTCGCTGGAGATTCTCGCCCTGGCGGTGCTCGCGCTCACGCTCCTGATCGCGATCGTCGGCGTCGGCACGACCGCCGCGCTGTCGGTGGTCGAGCGGCGGCGGGAGTCGGGGATGCTGCGCGCGATCGGCCTGACCCGGCTCGCCCTCGGCGGCATCACCGTGT includes these proteins:
- a CDS encoding FtsX-like permease family protein; the protein is MNFVATHLRGVLRKPARLALTGVAIAVAAFFATAAMLTHDIAKETAYATITAIPSGVDEVAEPDGSEASAQLNKVRHEPGVVEATGRMVVPLTVGGKRIVLTADPGSGPLSRIRVASGTYPQSANQIAASTTSGLKIGSTVPVGGKSLTVTAIVDAPSADGPAAYMTDTNLLAVTPARLDRIDIRGSAPLWGAKSADDARAEAIAGVDSKVERLLAVLTAFVVVAVIAALLMATSTFRIVFAQRMRQTALLRAVGAPRRKLVWAFVAEGALVGFVAGLVGTAAAIGAGFLVARLLGVSGPGPALPFTSLVVLASILVALLAAVTPAQSATRISPLEALRVTDTERDSSTASRLRVVTGVLLLAAAGLVSYKAFGDGITATSRPGGAVLHFLLLTIASGTLTFCALLALGPVLLRPVLRGINAVLAPLGPTVRLAVQGVGGAPRRAAAVSAVVALGTGLLTGVLVGGETVRTFNDAQLAAAFPADVEVSGLTEDEPIPDAVLARLTGLKYRVAREDVVTNGSPTNLEVSDVDIKKLPLLGQIRTTVGALDDLGPGRAAVSAKYAEILKVKLGDTISLGDLHIRVAAIVVGDLIAGHGLVIDHTDLSRAGVPERPTNVLLTTDSPQSYGDSVKVDVLSRYRDQQRDLVASLEILALAVLALTLLIAIVGVGTTAALSVVERRRESGMLRAIGLTRLALGGITVSEAALHGVIGVLFGLIIGIPHAWLAVLSLGLGAPLTVPVPTLLGAGAGLVVLTMTAGLLPARRAARESPVTAMRVD